In a single window of the Pseudochaenichthys georgianus chromosome 16, fPseGeo1.2, whole genome shotgun sequence genome:
- the lenep gene encoding lens epithelial cell protein LEP503, whose product MPLLRFLSGAMHPQRPLPQAMPSSSLGQNLRDMAMGLGRGKNLLGGNVTYGFIQSVKECLYFLLCCWCIKEILD is encoded by the coding sequence ATGCCTCTGCTTCGTTTTCTCTCCGGAGCCATGCATCCCCAGCGTCCTCTTCCTCAGGCCAtgccctcctcctctctgggacaGAATCTGCGGGACATGGCCATGGGTCTGGGAAGAGGCAAGAACTTATTGGGAGGAAACGTCACCTACGGTTTTATCCAGTCGGTTAAGGAGTGCCTTTATTTCCTGCTCTGCTGCTGGTGCATCAAAGAGATCCTGGACTAA